In the Clostridium sp. 'White wine YQ' genome, CTACACTAGGTAATTTAATATTAAATCTTCTAAAAATACTGAAGCCTGCCATATTAAAGCCCATCATTATCATAAAGACACCAGCAATTATTTGCATTATTGCTTTAGTAGTAATGGAAAGAGAAAAAACTGAGCCAAGGGCTCCTATTATTCCTCCTAAGATAGTATAGGAAACAACTCTTCCTCCATTATATAAAAGTGCAGGAATAGTGGCTTGAAGCTTGCTTTTATTTTCCTTAATTAAGCTTTGTGACAGCATTATACCTCCACACATACCAACGCAGTGAATTGAAGTAAGAATACCAACCACGAAAAGTACAGCATAAGAAGCATTAGCGAGCTTAGCTTCCATATCAAAACCACTTGTTCTGAAGCCAAGTAATATTATGGCAGCAGCTATAATAAGTATTCCAATAAATTTATAGTCATTTGAACTTTCTGTACTATAGCCTGCTTTTTTAATAGCAGCTTTTATTTTACTTAGATTGCACAGTTCATCATCATAGTTAATTTCCGCAAACTGTTTACTATAATTTGCTTTGGCATACGAAACACCATCTAACTTCATAAGAGCTTTCTCAACTCTATTTTCACAAGATGAGCAGGTCATTTCATATACTTTAATTTTCTCACGTCTAATACTCATAAAATCCTCCTAATTACTAAGCAATATAGAATTAGTTCTATAAAACTTACATAATAATGTAATAAGTATATAAAAAAGTTGTGTAGTAAATATGAAGATATCTATAATCTTTAAAATTTCCACGTTGTGAGGGATAAAACTTTACTATTTTTTCATTGAAGCTACATAATTTTTCATTTCTTCAAGGTTCATTTCTCCAACCTTTTTTTGAACTATAGCCCCTTCTTTATTTATAAAAAAGGAGGTTGGAATGGAGGAAATGTCATATTTAACAGCTACATCTTGATTAGAATCTAGTAATACTTGAAATTTATAATTATTTTTATCCATAAAAGATTTTATGGTTTCTTTATCTTCACCTAAATTTACTGCTAAAATAACTAAATCTGAATTCTTATTTTCTTCATATAGTTTTTCAATATCTGGCATTTCAGCTTTACAAGGAGGGCACCAAGTTGCCCAAAAGTTAATAAGTACATTTCTTCCTTTAAAATCACTTAAGGATACTTCTTTGCCATTCATATCTTTTAATTTGAAATCCAAGGCTTTATCTTTAGAAAGTACTTTAGAAGTATTACTATTTTCTACAGTAGATG is a window encoding:
- a CDS encoding TlpA family protein disulfide reductase, with product MKKVFFYLAIILMFSISVYTVTNYNKNKNTNKESPNNTSTVENSNTSKVLSKDKALDFKLKDMNGKEVSLSDFKGRNVLINFWATWCPPCKAEMPDIEKLYEENKNSDLVILAVNLGEDKETIKSFMDKNNYKFQVLLDSNQDVAVKYDISSIPTSFFINKEGAIVQKKVGEMNLEEMKNYVASMKK